A DNA window from Streptomyces sp. 71268 contains the following coding sequences:
- a CDS encoding PTS glucose transporter subunit IIA, whose protein sequence is MSLVMSPLAGRAIGLAAVPDPVFSGAMVGPGTAIDPVREEGVAVAPVSGVIVSLHPHAFVVVDDEGHGVLTHLGIDTVQLAGEGFELLVNKGDTVATGDPVVRWNPAEVERAGKSPVCPVVALEATADALSEVVEEGEVAPEGVLFRWQ, encoded by the coding sequence ATGTCGCTCGTGATGTCCCCGCTGGCCGGGCGTGCCATCGGCCTCGCCGCTGTTCCCGATCCGGTGTTCTCCGGGGCGATGGTCGGCCCGGGCACCGCCATCGACCCCGTCCGCGAGGAGGGCGTGGCCGTCGCCCCGGTCAGCGGCGTCATCGTGTCGCTGCACCCGCACGCGTTCGTCGTCGTCGACGACGAGGGCCACGGGGTCCTCACGCACCTGGGCATCGACACCGTGCAGCTCGCCGGCGAGGGCTTCGAGCTGCTGGTGAACAAGGGCGACACGGTGGCCACCGGTGACCCGGTGGTGCGCTGGAACCCGGCCGAGGTCGAGCGCGCGGGCAAGTCCCCGGTGTGCCCCGTGGTGGCGCTCGAGGCCACCGCTGACGCGCTCAGCGAGGTCGTGGAGGAGGGGGAGGTCGCCCCCGAGGGCGTGCTCTTCCGCTGGCAGTAG
- the ptsP gene encoding phosphoenolpyruvate--protein phosphotransferase, whose translation METVLRGVGVSDGVAVGEVRHMGTAVLEPPVRTVAADEVEREQARARQAVEWVAADLVARGNLAGGEAQAVLEAQALMARDPELATDVERRIAEGSTAERAVYDAFAAYRVLLLGAGDYLAGRVADLDDVRNRLVARLLGVPMPGVPDSDHPYVLVARDLAPADTALLDPALVLGFVTQEGGPTSHSAILARALGVPAVVAVPGAGELVEGTTVALDGADGQVVIEPGEELRAELVARAEQRRAAVASVSGPGATSDGHAVPLLANIGGVGDVAAAVQAGAEGVGLFRTEFLFLDDHKQAPSVEVQQEAYRQVLEAFPEGRVVVRVLDAGADKPLDFLTPAEEPNPALGVRGLRTLLDHPEVLAGQLTALTRAAEGLSVRLEVMAPMVADRADAAQFAAACQAAGLPAKVGAMVEIPSAALRAGALLREVDFLSLGTNDLAQYTFAADRQTGSLARLQDPWQPALLDLVHAAAQAAQTRGKSCGVCGEAAADPLLACVLTGLGVTSLSMSPTAIPRVRATLAQYTLAACQEAARAALAADTPQEAREAVKGVLGVA comes from the coding sequence ATGGAGACGGTGCTGCGTGGCGTCGGCGTAAGCGACGGGGTAGCGGTGGGCGAGGTGCGCCACATGGGCACCGCCGTGCTGGAACCGCCGGTGCGTACGGTCGCCGCCGACGAGGTGGAGCGCGAGCAGGCGCGCGCTCGGCAGGCCGTGGAGTGGGTGGCCGCCGACCTGGTGGCGCGCGGCAACCTGGCGGGCGGTGAGGCCCAGGCCGTGCTCGAGGCGCAGGCGCTGATGGCGCGCGACCCGGAGCTGGCCACCGACGTGGAGCGCCGGATCGCCGAGGGCAGCACGGCCGAGCGCGCCGTCTACGACGCGTTCGCCGCCTACCGGGTGCTGCTCCTGGGGGCCGGCGACTACCTGGCCGGCCGGGTCGCGGACCTGGACGACGTACGCAACCGCCTGGTGGCCCGCCTCCTCGGCGTGCCGATGCCGGGCGTGCCGGACAGCGACCACCCGTACGTGCTGGTCGCGCGGGACCTGGCGCCGGCCGACACGGCGCTGCTCGACCCGGCGCTCGTGCTGGGCTTCGTCACCCAGGAGGGTGGCCCCACCAGCCACAGCGCGATCCTCGCGCGGGCGCTCGGGGTGCCCGCCGTGGTCGCGGTGCCCGGGGCCGGCGAACTTGTGGAGGGCACCACGGTGGCGCTCGACGGCGCCGACGGCCAGGTCGTGATCGAGCCGGGCGAGGAGCTGCGGGCCGAACTCGTGGCGCGGGCCGAGCAGCGCCGCGCCGCGGTGGCCTCGGTCAGCGGCCCCGGCGCCACCAGCGACGGGCACGCGGTGCCGCTGCTGGCCAACATCGGCGGGGTCGGCGACGTGGCCGCGGCCGTGCAGGCCGGCGCGGAGGGCGTGGGTCTGTTCCGGACCGAGTTCCTGTTCCTGGACGACCACAAGCAGGCCCCGTCGGTCGAGGTGCAGCAGGAGGCGTACCGGCAGGTCCTCGAGGCGTTCCCCGAGGGGCGCGTGGTGGTGCGGGTGCTGGACGCCGGCGCCGACAAGCCGCTGGACTTCCTCACCCCCGCCGAGGAGCCGAACCCGGCGCTCGGCGTGCGCGGCCTGCGTACCCTGCTCGACCACCCCGAGGTGCTGGCGGGCCAGCTCACGGCGCTGACGCGGGCCGCCGAAGGGCTGTCGGTGCGGCTTGAGGTGATGGCGCCGATGGTGGCCGACCGGGCCGACGCGGCCCAGTTCGCCGCGGCCTGCCAGGCCGCCGGGCTGCCGGCCAAGGTGGGCGCGATGGTGGAGATCCCCTCCGCCGCGCTGCGCGCTGGCGCGCTGCTGCGCGAGGTGGACTTCCTGTCGCTGGGCACCAACGACCTGGCCCAGTACACCTTCGCGGCCGACCGGCAGACCGGTTCGCTGGCGCGGCTCCAGGACCCCTGGCAGCCCGCGCTGCTCGACCTGGTGCACGCGGCGGCGCAGGCGGCGCAGACGCGGGGCAAGAGCTGCGGGGTGTGTGGCGAGGCCGCCGCCGACCCGCTGCTGGCCTGCGTCCTGACCGGCCTGGGCGTCACCAGCCTGTCGATGAGCCCCACCGCCATCCCGCGGGTGCGCGCCACGCTGGCGCAGTACACGCTGGCGGCCTGCCAGGAGGCGGCCCGCGCCGCCCTGGCCGCCGACACGCCGCAGGAGGCGCGCGAGGCCGTCAAGGGCGTCCTCGGCGTGGCCTGA
- a CDS encoding SIS domain-containing protein: MSATTAAQHHDRPGQIMAGEMAEQPEVLRRILEEGAPRIREVAEAIAARQPRFVLLTARGTSDNAALYTKYLLEVRLGLPCGLTSMSTTTAYGAKPDLRDVLVITVSQSGGSPDLVASTRAAREAGAITLAVTNNADSPLAEVSEYHIDVLAGEEKALPATKTYTAELLALYLFVEGLDGGDGAAAKVLPDLARQILDRQEEVRTLAGRYRFAERMVLTSRGYGYPTAKEAALKLMETSYIPALSYSGADLLHGPLAMVDNVSPVIAIVTDGRGGEALQPVLERLRGRGADLVVIGTQAEVDKASAGFALPTDGVVEEVQPILEILPLQMLAYEVTIARGQDPDAPRALAKVTETH, from the coding sequence ATGTCGGCGACGACTGCCGCTCAGCACCACGATCGACCGGGCCAGATCATGGCCGGTGAGATGGCCGAGCAGCCCGAGGTACTGCGTCGCATCCTGGAGGAGGGCGCCCCTCGCATCCGGGAGGTGGCCGAGGCCATCGCGGCCCGCCAGCCCCGGTTCGTCCTGCTGACCGCTCGCGGAACCTCGGACAACGCGGCGCTCTACACCAAGTACCTCCTCGAGGTGCGCCTCGGTCTGCCGTGTGGCCTCACGTCGATGTCCACGACCACGGCGTACGGCGCCAAGCCGGACCTGCGGGACGTGCTGGTGATCACCGTCAGCCAGTCGGGTGGCTCCCCGGACCTGGTGGCCTCCACCCGCGCCGCGCGCGAGGCGGGCGCGATCACGCTGGCCGTGACGAACAACGCCGACTCGCCGCTGGCCGAGGTCTCCGAGTACCACATCGACGTGCTGGCGGGCGAGGAGAAGGCGCTCCCCGCGACGAAGACCTACACCGCCGAACTGCTGGCCCTCTACCTCTTCGTGGAGGGGCTCGACGGAGGCGACGGCGCCGCGGCCAAGGTGCTGCCCGACCTCGCGCGGCAGATCCTGGACCGGCAGGAGGAGGTACGCACCCTGGCGGGGCGCTACCGCTTCGCCGAGCGTATGGTCCTCACCTCCCGTGGCTACGGCTACCCGACCGCCAAGGAGGCCGCGCTGAAGCTGATGGAGACCAGCTACATCCCGGCCCTGTCGTACTCCGGCGCCGACCTGCTGCACGGCCCGCTGGCCATGGTGGACAACGTGTCGCCGGTCATCGCCATCGTCACCGACGGGCGTGGCGGTGAGGCCCTGCAGCCGGTCCTGGAGCGACTCCGGGGCCGCGGCGCCGACCTGGTCGTGATCGGTACGCAGGCGGAGGTGGACAAGGCGTCGGCCGGGTTCGCGCTGCCCACCGATGGCGTGGTCGAGGAGGTCCAGCCCATCCTGGAGATCCTGCCGCTGCAGATGCTGGCGTACGAGGTGACCATCGCCCGGGGCCAGGACCCGGACGCGCCGCGTGCCCTGGCCAAGGTCACCGAGACCCACTGA
- a CDS encoding TetR/AcrR family transcriptional regulator has protein sequence MNAPSGLRGSSDGRARRGRGETGRDGEGGALTGNTTTRPRRGRPPRLSREQIVEAAHEIILSDGAEHLTMRRLASALRSTPMAVYHHVRDKDELLVLVLEHVARSLPRPELPEEPRERLLAACTLMYRAFMDNPWVVPIVARGELVGVSAVWMTEEIMAALVALGLDDQHAYRTHQTIWYFTAGQVVSAAPRPGAVDVATGQAGEPAPHYIDVAMASRDPADFPNLARLVGRSHHWEAEYRYEDGLSHILDGALPRSGQAGGATP, from the coding sequence ATAAACGCACCCTCAGGCCTCCGCGGCAGCTCTGACGGACGGGCGCGGCGCGGGCGAGGAGAGACGGGGCGAGACGGTGAGGGCGGAGCGCTGACCGGGAACACGACCACCAGACCGAGACGGGGGCGGCCACCGCGGCTCTCGCGCGAACAGATCGTCGAGGCGGCCCACGAGATCATCCTCAGCGATGGCGCCGAGCACCTGACGATGCGGCGGCTGGCCAGCGCGCTGCGCAGCACGCCGATGGCCGTCTACCACCACGTACGGGACAAGGACGAGTTGCTCGTGCTCGTCCTTGAGCACGTCGCGCGCAGCCTGCCCCGGCCCGAGCTGCCCGAGGAGCCACGGGAGCGCCTGCTGGCGGCGTGCACGCTGATGTACCGGGCGTTCATGGACAACCCGTGGGTGGTGCCGATCGTCGCGCGCGGCGAACTGGTGGGGGTGTCGGCCGTCTGGATGACCGAGGAGATCATGGCCGCGCTCGTGGCACTCGGCCTCGACGACCAGCACGCCTACCGGACGCACCAGACCATCTGGTACTTCACGGCCGGCCAGGTCGTCTCCGCCGCGCCCCGGCCGGGCGCGGTGGACGTGGCCACGGGGCAGGCGGGCGAGCCGGCGCCGCACTACATCGACGTGGCCATGGCCAGCCGGGACCCGGCCGACTTCCCCAACCTGGCCCGCCTGGTGGGTCGTTCACACCACTGGGAGGCCGAGTACCGCTACGAGGACGGCCTCAGCCACATCCTGGACGGCGCCCTGCCCCGGTCCGGTCAGGCGGGCGGCGCCACGCCCTGA